From Pieris rapae chromosome 3, ilPieRapa1.1, whole genome shotgun sequence, a single genomic window includes:
- the LOC110991361 gene encoding uncharacterized protein LOC110991361: protein MGNKALIPRISDPYDSGIDSDEGKNSIMNAVFSKDHEEVKFKSKNIFNKSSIPYEKLGETSKELDNSKFQKTFLSKNPKGGVNGGKQNYGDGVKGSDLNRPLMDSFKSQEQMRMTNANPSDEKWTAYESDGRDSPQLYEVELTASDEDDSSVLELVIPMQSKIKRYHWLLEFLCFGCLYHYE from the exons ATGGGTAACAAGGCATTGATACCCCGTATTAGCGACCCATACGACAGTGGCATTGATAGTGATGAGGGGAAGAATTCAATCATG AACGCTGTCTTTAGTAAGGACCATGAGGAGGTAAAGTTCAAGAGCAAGAATATTTTCAACAAGAGCAGCATTCCATATGAAAAACTGGGTGAAACCTCTAAAGAATTAGACAATTCGAAA TTCCAGAAGACGTTTCTAAGCAAAAATCCCAAGGGCGGTGTTAATGGCGGAAAGCAAAATTATGGCGACGGAGTTAAAGGAAGTGACTTGAATCGTCCATTGATGGACTCATTCAAGTCTCAGGAGCAAATG AGAATGACAAATGCTAACCCGTCAGACGAAAAATGGACTGCGTATGAGTCTGACGGGCGCGACTCGCCGCAGCTTTATGAGGTGGAACTGACAGCTTCGGACGAGGATGACAGCTCAGTTCTGGAACTAGTCATCCCGATGCAATCTAAGATAAAGCGATACCATTGGCTGTTAGAGTTCCTTTGCTTCGGCTGCTTATATCATTATGAATAA
- the LOC110991644 gene encoding dynein intermediate chain 2, ciliary has product MSKPRLPDIWRRNKNQKVDGVRHRLITEYIKRQREATKSRGNIAEDDGALDWLKPRSLIKPDDQEEVPDADLEEEVGRVLTTINPQWVIDEVAYHYGLNKFVLKPKPTFGKAYPLYIYQGTAIRKDSEEAKAQIAAGYGMVGFDDAGPKRAKVKKSAAEEEEEEEPEPEPQPPPEEAKPEEDVVQEEEKPEAPPEDVQGQTEAADEEAEMVGEEAAAEEKEDKLDGGEPIVEDVIEIKPRVKKLANQFNFCERAALTYNNPRRSVDTQTIPPPRANYGSTCLQSIIFDFYQEDYARKLREKEDEKPKRLRKKAAKHAKSEQQIHDEKLAQRIREAWTVLERLVNQNIFDDIAQDYRYWDDPSDDFREGMGSLLPLWKFQFEPMRSHAVCEVQWNPHYQDLFAVAYGSLDFTNQQKNGCLCLFSIKNPAYPEYSVITESPIICLDVYKETPYLICVGQYDGNVCVYNAQLTLESSYQYKSDSVRDKHSNIVWEIRWGARLIDGEASFFSISGDGRVVQWAVMPGELQATTIITLKSDIPPLPGPDGTLLTVNSCGSCICFHPEKSDIFMVGTEDGMIHTCSLKYNRNYVRSVQGHHMPVYRIHYNYFNNSIYASCSGDWRVKIWEDGRDEPLFMFELGSSVGDVKWAPYSSTVFAACTADGRVYVYDLNVNKYRPICVQAVVSKKTKKLTRIDFNSRLPIIVCGDTKGTCHVVKLSPNLRVMCKPPKKAQNVDQRTLQIMKLDKLLSLVRDPPFQTGVVDEKFEDD; this is encoded by the exons ATGTCAAAACCACGACTGCCAGACATTTGGCGGA gaaacaaaaatcaaaaagttGATGGCGTCAGGCACAGACTGATCACGGAATATATCAAAAGA cAGAGGGAAGCTACTAAGTCTCGCGGTAACATAGCAGAAGATGACGGAGCTTTGGACTGGCTAAAACCTCGGAGCTTGATAAAGCCTGATGATCAAGAAGAAGTACCAGATGCG GATCTTGAAGAGGAGGTTGGAAGAGTTCTAACGACTATTAACCCTCAATGGGTAATTGATGAAGTAGCATATCATTACGGgctaaacaaatttgttttgaaaccTAAACCAACGTTTGGAAAGGCATACcctttatacatatatcaagGAACGGCAATCCGCAAAGATTCTGAAGAAGCAAAAGCTCAAATTGCAGCTGGCTATG gcATGGTCGGTTTCGATGATGCTGGTCCTAAGCGTGCTAAGGTGAAGAAATCAGCAGCTGAGGAAGAAGAAGAGGAGGAACCAGAACCCGAACCTCAACCACCACCAGAAGAAGCAAAACCAGAGG aggATGTTGTTCAAGAGGAGGAAAAGCCGGAAGCTCCACCAGAGGATGTTCAAGGACAAACAGAAGCCGCTGATGAGGAAGCAGAAATGGTTGGAGAAGAGGCTGCCGCTGAAGAAa AGGAGGATAAACTGGATGGCGGAGAGCCAATTGTGGAAGATGTTATCGAAATCAAACCCAGAGTCAAAAAACTTGCGAATCAATTCAACTTTTGTGAAAGAGCAGCGCTCACTTACAACAATCCTAGACGA TCTGTTGATACTCAAACAATTCCACCACCCCGAGCGAACTACGGATCAACTTGCCTCCAGTCCATCATATTTGACTTCTATCAAGAGGATTATGCGAGGAAACTGCGCGAGAAAGAGGATGAGAAACCTAAAAGA TTGCGCAAGAAAGCAGCGAAACACGCGAAATCTGAACAACAAATTCACGACGAGAAACTTGCTCAGCGGATTCGAGAGGCTTGGACCGTTCTGGAGAGGCTGGTTAACCAAAATATCTTTGATGATATCG CCCAAGACTATCGCTACTGGGACGACCCATCAGACGATTTCCGTGAAGGTATGGGGTCGCTTCTTCCACTCTGGAAGTTTCAGTTTGAGCCAATGAGGAGTCATGCGGTGTGCGAAGTACAATGGAATCCACATTATCAAGATCTTTTCGCTGTTGCTTATGGCTCTT TGGATTTTACAAACCAGCAAAAGAACGGTTGCCTTTGCCTGTTCAGCATTAAGAATCCCGCTTATCCGGAATACTCGGTAATAACCGAGTCTCCGATTATATGCCTCGATGTCTATAAGGAAACACCCTACCTGATATGTGTTG GCCAATACGATGGTAACGTTTGCGTCTACAACGCACAACTTACCCTGGAGTCTTCGTATCAGTACAAATCCGATTCTGTGAGAGACAAACATAGCAATATTGTGTGGGAG ATTCGTTGGGGAGCCCGTTTAATAGATGGTGAAGCCTCTTTTTTCTCTATTTCTGGAGACGGACGAGTTGTCCAATGGGCAGTGATGCCGGGAGAATTACAAGCCACTACCATTATCACGCTTAAGTCCGATATTCCACCACTACCTGGACCTGATGGGACTTTGCTCACAGTAAACA GTTGTGGCAGCTGTATATGCTTTCACCCAGAAAAATCGGATATCTTCATGGTCGGAACAGAAGATGGGATGATTCACAcatgttcgttgaaatataaCAGGAATTATGTCCGATCAGTACAAGGGCATCATATGCCCGTTTATAGAATTCATTACAACTACtttaataacagtatttaCGCGTCATGCTCTGGTGACTGGAGAGTTAAGATATGGGAAGATGGACGCGA TGAACCACTATTCATGTTTGAGCTAGGCTCGTCTGTGGGAGACGTGAAATGGGCGCCTTATTCCAGCACAGTGTTTGCGGCTTGCACGGCTGATGGAAGG GTCTACGTTTATGACCTGAATGTGAATAAATATCGGCCGATTTGTGTGCAAGCTGTGGTCTCTAAGAAAACCAAGAAATTAACCAGGATCGATTTTAACTCCCGACTACCAATCATCGTTTGTGGGGACACCAA AGGTACTTGCCACGTTGTGAAATTGTCCCCCAACTTAAGAGTAA
- the LOC123690678 gene encoding serine hydrolase-like protein: protein MAKIMTKVILNNKGKFTEPLFVLLGKSQCNGLHSKVSVKEIKIPIPGGHIAGKLWGNDQQQPILALHGWQDNCGVWDPLAPMLCDKKPILAIDLPGHGFSSWIAPGALQDTWDVVQYIIELKNYFKWDKFSILGHSLGSVAGLRYAGLYPKNVDFFIAIENLVYEDHDIDHFLKYLPKALEKSQMSQHALNNEPPESTMEELTYKLYIAMNKSVDKQNMHYLTQRAIRPSKRDLSKFCYTRDIRLKYLSMKPPNIKFLETLFSRLSFPLLYIKAANSSYKLSDEHCLRVREILENNNPYYESHTVGGSHHVHINNPERLAPIIVDFFRKHKIIQE, encoded by the exons ATGGCTAAGATAATGACAaaagtgattttaaataataagggCAAATTTACGGAacctttatttgttttattaggaaAGTCTCAATGTAATGGATTGCATTCAAag GTATCTGTAAAAGAAATCAAAATACCAATACCCGGGGGTCATATAGCAGGTAAACTATGGGGTAACGATCAGCAACAACCTATACTTGCTTTACATGGGTGGCAGGATAACTGCGGAGTATGGGACCCCTTAGCACCCATGCTCTGTGATAAAAAGCCTATATTGGCTATTGATTTACCAGGACACGGGTTTTCATCATGGATAGCACCAG GTGCCTTACAAGATACCTGGGACGttgtacaatatataatagagtTAAAGAATTATTTCAAATGGGACAAGTTTTCTATACTGGGTCACTCATTGGGATCGGTCGCAGGTCTGAGATATGCTGGGTTGTACCCTAAAAACGTCGACTTTTTCATAGCCATTGAAAATCTTGTATATGAGGATCATGATATTGATCACTTTCTAAAATATCTGCCTAAAGCGTTAGAGAAATCTCAAATGAGTCAACATGCTCTCAACAACGAGCCACCGGAAAGTACGATGGAGGAgctaacttataaattatatattgcgATGAATAAATCtgttgataaacaaaatatgcaCTATTTAACACAACGAGCTATAAGGCCTTCTAAACGGGACCTAAGCAAGTTTTGTTATACGAGAGATATccgtttaaaatatctatctatGAAGCCGCCAAATATAAAGTTTCTAGAGACGTTGTTCAGTCGTCTCTCGTTTCCGTTGTTGTATATAAAGGCAGCTAACTCGTCGTATAAATTATCTGACGAACACTGTTTGAGGGTTAGAGAAATACTAGAAAATAATAACCCTTATTACGAAAGCCACACTGTTGGAGGTAGCCATCATGTCCATATCAATAACCCAGAGAGACTGGCGCCGATAATCGTAGATTTCTTCAGAAAACATAAGATTATTCAggaatga